A single Ziziphus jujuba cultivar Dongzao chromosome 11, ASM3175591v1 DNA region contains:
- the LOC107432863 gene encoding probable serine/threonine-protein kinase PBL7 isoform X1 → MSWIPCSGNSSSKAKIKKKKKTQLQENPVDQIKVTSGILKTKSSLSAKEASNNGGPDHIAAQTFPFRELAAATRNFRPECLLGEGGFGRVYKGRLESTNQVVAIKQLDRNGLQGNREFLVEVLMLSLLHHPNLVNLTGYCADGDQRLLVYEYMPLGSLEDHLHDISPGKKRLDWSTRMKIAAGAAKGLEYLHDKANPPVIYRDLKCSNILLGEGYHPKLSDFGLAKLGPVGDNTHVSTRVMGTYGYCAPEYAMTGQLTLKSDVYSFGVVLLEIITGRKAIDCTKATAEQNLVAWARPLFKDRSKFSQMADPVLQGQYPPRGLYQALAVAAMCVQEQPNMRPVIADVVTALNYLASQKCDPDTQPVQNSRFAPGTPRAKRDSEKKAQRW, encoded by the exons ATGAGTTGGATTCCTTGTTCTGGAAATTCAAGCAGTAAAGCTAAaatcaagaagaagaagaagacccaGCTGCAGGAAAACCCAGTTGATCAGATCAAAGTTACTTCTG GAATTTTGAAGACAAAATCTTCTCTGAGTGCAAAGGAGGCCTCCAACAATGGAGGACCTGATCATATTGCAGCACAAACTTTTCCATTTCGTGAGTTGGCTGctgcaactagaaatttcagGCCTGAATGTCTCTTGGGAGAGGGAGGTTTTGGTCGAGTATACAAAGGGCGTTTGGAAAGTACGAATCAG GTTGTAGCTATCAAGCAGCTTGATCGTAATGGATTGCAAGGAAACAGGGAGTTCCTTGTTGAAGTGTTGATGTTAAGTCTGCTTCATCACCCTAACCTTGTCAATCTTACTGGTTATTGTGCTGATGGAGATCAAAGGCTTCTTGTTTATGAGTATATGCCCTTAGGGTCTTTGGAAGACCATCTGCATG ATATCTCACCTGGTAAAAAACGACTTGATTGGAGTACAAGAATGAAAATAGCTGCTGGCGCAGCAAAGGGACTGGAGTATTTACATGATAAGGCTAACCCTCCTGTTATATACAGAGATTTGAAATGTTCAAACATTTTGCTTGGTGAAGGGTATCATCCAAAGCTATCTGATTTTGGCTTGGCTAAACTTGGGCCTGTTGGGGATAACACACATGTATCTACAAGGGTTATGGGAAcctatggatattgtgcaccaGAATATGCAATGACAGGTCAATTGACGTTGAAATCAGATGTTTATAGCTTTGGGGTTGTTCTTCTGGAAATTATTACAGGCAGGAAAGCAATTGACTGTACAAAGGCTACAGCAGAGCAGAACTTGGTTGCTTGG GCAAGGCCCCTGTTTAAAGACAGAAGCAAATTCTCACAAATGGCTGATCCAGTGCTGCAAGGTCAATATCCTCCAAGGGGCTTATACCAAGCCCTTGCTGTTGCAGCAATGTGTGTTCAGGAGCAGCCTAATATGCGACCAGTGATAGCTGATGTCGTCACAGCCTTGAATTACCTTGCTTCTCAAAAATGTGACCCAGATACACAACCAGTCCAAAACTCCCGTTTTGCCCCTGGTACTCCTAGAGCCAAGAGAGATAGTGAAAAGAAAGCTCAACGGTGGTAG
- the LOC107432863 gene encoding probable serine/threonine-protein kinase PBL7 isoform X2, whose product MLSLLHHPNLVNLTGYCADGDQRLLVYEYMPLGSLEDHLHDISPGKKRLDWSTRMKIAAGAAKGLEYLHDKANPPVIYRDLKCSNILLGEGYHPKLSDFGLAKLGPVGDNTHVSTRVMGTYGYCAPEYAMTGQLTLKSDVYSFGVVLLEIITGRKAIDCTKATAEQNLVAWARPLFKDRSKFSQMADPVLQGQYPPRGLYQALAVAAMCVQEQPNMRPVIADVVTALNYLASQKCDPDTQPVQNSRFAPGTPRAKRDSEKKAQRW is encoded by the exons ATGTTAAGTCTGCTTCATCACCCTAACCTTGTCAATCTTACTGGTTATTGTGCTGATGGAGATCAAAGGCTTCTTGTTTATGAGTATATGCCCTTAGGGTCTTTGGAAGACCATCTGCATG ATATCTCACCTGGTAAAAAACGACTTGATTGGAGTACAAGAATGAAAATAGCTGCTGGCGCAGCAAAGGGACTGGAGTATTTACATGATAAGGCTAACCCTCCTGTTATATACAGAGATTTGAAATGTTCAAACATTTTGCTTGGTGAAGGGTATCATCCAAAGCTATCTGATTTTGGCTTGGCTAAACTTGGGCCTGTTGGGGATAACACACATGTATCTACAAGGGTTATGGGAAcctatggatattgtgcaccaGAATATGCAATGACAGGTCAATTGACGTTGAAATCAGATGTTTATAGCTTTGGGGTTGTTCTTCTGGAAATTATTACAGGCAGGAAAGCAATTGACTGTACAAAGGCTACAGCAGAGCAGAACTTGGTTGCTTGG GCAAGGCCCCTGTTTAAAGACAGAAGCAAATTCTCACAAATGGCTGATCCAGTGCTGCAAGGTCAATATCCTCCAAGGGGCTTATACCAAGCCCTTGCTGTTGCAGCAATGTGTGTTCAGGAGCAGCCTAATATGCGACCAGTGATAGCTGATGTCGTCACAGCCTTGAATTACCTTGCTTCTCAAAAATGTGACCCAGATACACAACCAGTCCAAAACTCCCGTTTTGCCCCTGGTACTCCTAGAGCCAAGAGAGATAGTGAAAAGAAAGCTCAACGGTGGTAG
- the LOC107407173 gene encoding uncharacterized protein LOC107407173 isoform X2: MADKAFHLLQALEPRRDAYGFALRPQHIQTYRQYADIFKEEEEERSDRWKNFLEQLSTSARPCSPGEEDKEVLHADATQEGVETIPERLGEGNDSSDKQSISDGSSASDHKREVQQTWAHIRLSLGAIEDMMSSRVKKKTQNMEHEQIPMGEVHLPSIEEEGSSNASEKDFEVEVCLNALNDRVNEDTVENAVGDGVSNSVNVAVVEETVCDGFSDSVDAKENSMGDSVSDSVDAAVVEKTVGGSASDIVDADVVGKTLGDGVSNSVDTAVVEKTMGGNVSDSVDATSRPEQAVGDMVADCVNAKGEEKAVADRFNDTVNVAGAEKAVDDGFTSKPCFPWREELECLVRGGVPKDLRGEVWQAFVGVKARRVERYYHDLLAHTGESKDDDSSGVPRKWKRQIEKDIPRTFPGHPALDENGRNSLRRLLLAYARHNPSVGYCQAMNFFAGILLLLMPEENAFWALVGLIDDYFDGYYTEEMIESQVDQLVFEELMRERFPKLVNHLDYLGVQVAWLSGPWFLSIFVNMLPWESVLRVWDVLLYEGNRVMLFRTALALMELYGSTFDSSQLVLTACMGFIGVTEARLQELRDKHRSAILMVVEERSKRGRVWKDSKGLASKLYSFKHDRGSLAEEKKTTEGSDVLAKGDESHSEPHSSNLDDLLDSLTIDPEVDSLPDLQEQVVWMKVELCRLLEEKRSAVMRAEELETALMEMVKEDNRRELSARIEQLELEVSELQQTLADKKEQEAAMLKVLMRVEHEQKVTEDARISAEQIAAAQKYEVHVLQEKYEKAMASVAEMEKRVVMAESMLEATLQYQSGQVKAQSSPRGTRNQGPTNENPKRTGLLSFGLGWRDRNKGESKSTNGHDESKSTNESGESKSTSDSGKTKQTSEGNQ, encoded by the exons ATGGCGGACAAGGCGTTTCATCTCCTGCAAGCTCTCGAGCCAAGGAG GGATGCCTATGGATTTGCTTTGAGACCTCAGCACATACAAACATACAGACAGTACGCTGATATCTTCAAG gaggaggaagaagaaagatcAGACCGATGGAAGAACTTCCTTGAACAACTAAGCACGTCTGCTCGACCTTGCTCCCCTGGAGAGGAAGATAAAGAGGTATTGCATGCTGACGCTACTCAGGAGGGGGTAGAGACAATTCCAGAGAGGCTTGGAGAAGGGAATGATTCAAGTGACAAGCAATCTATTTCTGATGGTTCATCAGCAAGTGATCACAAAAGGGAGGTACAGCAAACATGGGCTCACATTAGGTTATCCCTTGGTGCCATAGAAGATATGATGAGTTCTCGTGTTAAGAAAAAGACACAAAATATGGAACATGAGCAGATACCCATGGGTGAAGTCCATCTTCCATCAATAGAAGAGGAAGGATCTTCAAACGCTTCTGAGAAGGACTTTGAGGTAGAGGTTTGTTTAAATGCTTTGAATGACCGTGTGAATGAAGACACTGTAGAAAATGCTGTTGGTGATGGGGTCTCTAACAGTGTTAATGTTGCTGTGGTAGAGGAAACTGTATGTGATGGTTTCTCTGATAGTGTTGATGCTAAAGAGAATTCCATGGGTGATAGTGTATCTGATAGTGTGGATGCTGCTGTGGTAGAGAAGACAGTGGGTGGTAGTGCCTCTGATATTGTGGATGCTGATGTGGTAGGGAAGACCCTAGGTGATGGTGTCTCCAATAGTGTGGATACTGCTGTGGTAGAGAAAACCATGGGTGGTAATGTCTCTGACAGTGTGGATGCTACTTCCAGGCCAGAACAGGCTGTGGGTGATATGGTTGCGGACTGTGTGAATGCTAAGGGGGAAGAAAAGGCTGTGGCAGACAGGTTCAATGATACTGTAAATGTTGCAGGGGCAGAAAAAGCTGTGGATGATGGGTTTACTTCTAAGCCTTGCTTTCCTTGGAGAGAAGAGCTGGAGTGCCTTGTTCGAGGAGGAGTGCCAAAGGATCTCAGAGGAGAG GTATGGCAAGCTTTTGTTGGTGTGAAGGCACGTAGGGTGGAGAGATATTACCATGATTTGCTGGCACACACTGGTGAAAGCAAGGATGACGACTCATCTGGTGTACCCAGAAAATGGAAAAGGCAGATTGAGAAG GATATACCACGTACATTTCCAGGTCATCCTGCTTTGGATGAAAATGGCAGAAATTCATTGAGGCGTTTGCTTTTAGCTTATGCTCGTCATAACCCCTCAGTTGGTTACTGTCAG GCGATGAATTTTTTTGCAGGTATATTGCTACTTCTGATGCCTGAAGAAAATGCCTTTTG GGCTTTGGTTGGTTTGATTGATGACTACTTTGATGGCTATTACACTGAGGAAATGATAGAATCTCAG GTGGACCAACTAGTTTTTGAGGAATTGATGCGAGAAAGATTTCCAAAATTgg TTAATCATCTGGATTACTTGGGAGTGCAGGTGGCGTGGCTATCTGGACCTTGgttcctttcaatttttgtgAATATGCTTCCATGGGAAAGTG TTCTCCGAGTTTGGGATGTGCTTCTGTATGAAGGAAATCGTGTTATGCTATTTCGAACTGCACTAGCATTAATGGAATTATATG GGTCAACATTTGATAGCAGCCAGCTGGTTTTGACTGCATGTATGGGTTTTATTGGTGTAACTGAAGCTAGATTGCAAGAGCTGAGAGATAAGCATCGGTCAGCTATATTAATGGTAGTTGAAGAAAGATCAAAAAGGGGTCGAGTTTGGAAGGACTCCAAAGGGCTTGCATCTAAGCTTTATAGCTTCAAGCATGACCGTGGATCACTGGCAGAAGAGAAAAAGACTACTGAAGGAAGTGATGTGCTTGCAAAAGGAGATGAATCTCACTCAGAGCCTCACTCTTCAAATCTTGATGATTTACTTGACAGTTTAACTATTGATCCAGAAGTAGATTCATTACCAGATCTTCAAGAACAG GTGGTTTGGATGAAGGTTGAGTTGTGCAGGTTGCTTGAGGAGAAAAGATCTGCTGTAATGAG AGCTGAGGAGCTGGAGACAGCACTTATGGAGATGGTCAAGGAAGATAATCGACGAGAACTGAGTGCAAGG ATTGAGCAGTTGGAGCTAGAGGTATCTGAGCTACAACAAACCCTTGCTGATAAGAAAGAACAAGAAGCTGCAATGCTTAAG GTCTTGATGAGGGTAGAGCACGAGCAAAAGGTAACTGAAGATGCTCGAATAAGTGCTGAGCAAATTGCAGCCGCTCAGAAGTATGAAGTCCATGTTCTCCAG GAAAAATATGAGAAGGCTATGGCTTCGGTTGCTGAAATGGAAAAGAGGGTGGTTATGGCAGAATCAATGCTAGAGGCTACATTGCAATACCAATCCGGTCAAGTCAAAGCTCAATCTTCTCCTCG GGGAACGCGAAATCAAGGACCCACAAACGAGAACCCAAAAAGGACAGGTCTTCTGTCATTTGGACTTGGATGGCGAGACAGAAATAAG GGTGAAAGTAAGTCAACCAATGGGCATGATGAAAGCAAGTCGACCAATGAGTCTGGTGAAAGTAAGTCAACCAGTGATTCTGGTAAAACTAAGCAGACCAGCGAAGGAAATCAGTGA
- the LOC107407173 gene encoding uncharacterized protein LOC107407173 isoform X1 encodes MADKAFHLLQALEPRRDAYGFALRPQHIQTYRQYADIFKEEEEERSDRWKNFLEQLSTSARPCSPGEEDKEVLHADATQEGVETIPERLGEGNDSSDKQSISDGSSASDHKREVQQTWAHIRLSLGAIEDMMSSRVKKKTQNMEHEQIPMGEVHLPSIEEEGSSNASEKDFEVEVCLNALNDRVNEDTVENAVGDGVSNSVNVAVVEETVCDGFSDSVDAKENSMGDSVSDSVDAAVVEKTVGGSASDIVDADVVGKTLGDGVSNSVDTAVVEKTMGGNVSDSVDATSRPEQAVGDMVADCVNAKGEEKAVADRFNDTVNVAGAEKAVDDGFTSKPCFPWREELECLVRGGVPKDLRGEVWQAFVGVKARRVERYYHDLLAHTGESKDDDSSGVPRKWKRQIEKDIPRTFPGHPALDENGRNSLRRLLLAYARHNPSVGYCQAMNFFAGILLLLMPEENAFWALVGLIDDYFDGYYTEEMIESQVDQLVFEELMRERFPKLVNHLDYLGVQVAWLSGPWFLSIFVNMLPWESVLRVWDVLLYEGNRVMLFRTALALMELYGPVLVTTKDAGDAITLLQSLAGSTFDSSQLVLTACMGFIGVTEARLQELRDKHRSAILMVVEERSKRGRVWKDSKGLASKLYSFKHDRGSLAEEKKTTEGSDVLAKGDESHSEPHSSNLDDLLDSLTIDPEVDSLPDLQEQVVWMKVELCRLLEEKRSAVMRAEELETALMEMVKEDNRRELSARIEQLELEVSELQQTLADKKEQEAAMLKVLMRVEHEQKVTEDARISAEQIAAAQKYEVHVLQEKYEKAMASVAEMEKRVVMAESMLEATLQYQSGQVKAQSSPRGTRNQGPTNENPKRTGLLSFGLGWRDRNKGESKSTNGHDESKSTNESGESKSTSDSGKTKQTSEGNQ; translated from the exons ATGGCGGACAAGGCGTTTCATCTCCTGCAAGCTCTCGAGCCAAGGAG GGATGCCTATGGATTTGCTTTGAGACCTCAGCACATACAAACATACAGACAGTACGCTGATATCTTCAAG gaggaggaagaagaaagatcAGACCGATGGAAGAACTTCCTTGAACAACTAAGCACGTCTGCTCGACCTTGCTCCCCTGGAGAGGAAGATAAAGAGGTATTGCATGCTGACGCTACTCAGGAGGGGGTAGAGACAATTCCAGAGAGGCTTGGAGAAGGGAATGATTCAAGTGACAAGCAATCTATTTCTGATGGTTCATCAGCAAGTGATCACAAAAGGGAGGTACAGCAAACATGGGCTCACATTAGGTTATCCCTTGGTGCCATAGAAGATATGATGAGTTCTCGTGTTAAGAAAAAGACACAAAATATGGAACATGAGCAGATACCCATGGGTGAAGTCCATCTTCCATCAATAGAAGAGGAAGGATCTTCAAACGCTTCTGAGAAGGACTTTGAGGTAGAGGTTTGTTTAAATGCTTTGAATGACCGTGTGAATGAAGACACTGTAGAAAATGCTGTTGGTGATGGGGTCTCTAACAGTGTTAATGTTGCTGTGGTAGAGGAAACTGTATGTGATGGTTTCTCTGATAGTGTTGATGCTAAAGAGAATTCCATGGGTGATAGTGTATCTGATAGTGTGGATGCTGCTGTGGTAGAGAAGACAGTGGGTGGTAGTGCCTCTGATATTGTGGATGCTGATGTGGTAGGGAAGACCCTAGGTGATGGTGTCTCCAATAGTGTGGATACTGCTGTGGTAGAGAAAACCATGGGTGGTAATGTCTCTGACAGTGTGGATGCTACTTCCAGGCCAGAACAGGCTGTGGGTGATATGGTTGCGGACTGTGTGAATGCTAAGGGGGAAGAAAAGGCTGTGGCAGACAGGTTCAATGATACTGTAAATGTTGCAGGGGCAGAAAAAGCTGTGGATGATGGGTTTACTTCTAAGCCTTGCTTTCCTTGGAGAGAAGAGCTGGAGTGCCTTGTTCGAGGAGGAGTGCCAAAGGATCTCAGAGGAGAG GTATGGCAAGCTTTTGTTGGTGTGAAGGCACGTAGGGTGGAGAGATATTACCATGATTTGCTGGCACACACTGGTGAAAGCAAGGATGACGACTCATCTGGTGTACCCAGAAAATGGAAAAGGCAGATTGAGAAG GATATACCACGTACATTTCCAGGTCATCCTGCTTTGGATGAAAATGGCAGAAATTCATTGAGGCGTTTGCTTTTAGCTTATGCTCGTCATAACCCCTCAGTTGGTTACTGTCAG GCGATGAATTTTTTTGCAGGTATATTGCTACTTCTGATGCCTGAAGAAAATGCCTTTTG GGCTTTGGTTGGTTTGATTGATGACTACTTTGATGGCTATTACACTGAGGAAATGATAGAATCTCAG GTGGACCAACTAGTTTTTGAGGAATTGATGCGAGAAAGATTTCCAAAATTgg TTAATCATCTGGATTACTTGGGAGTGCAGGTGGCGTGGCTATCTGGACCTTGgttcctttcaatttttgtgAATATGCTTCCATGGGAAAGTG TTCTCCGAGTTTGGGATGTGCTTCTGTATGAAGGAAATCGTGTTATGCTATTTCGAACTGCACTAGCATTAATGGAATTATATG GTCCTGTGTTAGTTACAACTAAAGATGCAGGGGATGCCATTACTTTGTTACAATCCCTTGCAGGGTCAACATTTGATAGCAGCCAGCTGGTTTTGACTGCATGTATGGGTTTTATTGGTGTAACTGAAGCTAGATTGCAAGAGCTGAGAGATAAGCATCGGTCAGCTATATTAATGGTAGTTGAAGAAAGATCAAAAAGGGGTCGAGTTTGGAAGGACTCCAAAGGGCTTGCATCTAAGCTTTATAGCTTCAAGCATGACCGTGGATCACTGGCAGAAGAGAAAAAGACTACTGAAGGAAGTGATGTGCTTGCAAAAGGAGATGAATCTCACTCAGAGCCTCACTCTTCAAATCTTGATGATTTACTTGACAGTTTAACTATTGATCCAGAAGTAGATTCATTACCAGATCTTCAAGAACAG GTGGTTTGGATGAAGGTTGAGTTGTGCAGGTTGCTTGAGGAGAAAAGATCTGCTGTAATGAG AGCTGAGGAGCTGGAGACAGCACTTATGGAGATGGTCAAGGAAGATAATCGACGAGAACTGAGTGCAAGG ATTGAGCAGTTGGAGCTAGAGGTATCTGAGCTACAACAAACCCTTGCTGATAAGAAAGAACAAGAAGCTGCAATGCTTAAG GTCTTGATGAGGGTAGAGCACGAGCAAAAGGTAACTGAAGATGCTCGAATAAGTGCTGAGCAAATTGCAGCCGCTCAGAAGTATGAAGTCCATGTTCTCCAG GAAAAATATGAGAAGGCTATGGCTTCGGTTGCTGAAATGGAAAAGAGGGTGGTTATGGCAGAATCAATGCTAGAGGCTACATTGCAATACCAATCCGGTCAAGTCAAAGCTCAATCTTCTCCTCG GGGAACGCGAAATCAAGGACCCACAAACGAGAACCCAAAAAGGACAGGTCTTCTGTCATTTGGACTTGGATGGCGAGACAGAAATAAG GGTGAAAGTAAGTCAACCAATGGGCATGATGAAAGCAAGTCGACCAATGAGTCTGGTGAAAGTAAGTCAACCAGTGATTCTGGTAAAACTAAGCAGACCAGCGAAGGAAATCAGTGA
- the LOC107407173 gene encoding uncharacterized protein LOC107407173 isoform X3 yields MADKAFHLLQALEPRRDAYGFALRPQHIQTYRQYADIFKEEEEERSDRWKNFLEQLSTSARPCSPGEEDKEVLHADATQEGVETIPERLGEGNDSSDKQSISDGSSASDHKREVQQTWAHIRLSLGAIEDMMSSRVKKKTQNMEHEQIPMGEVHLPSIEEEGSSNASEKDFEVEVCLNALNDRVNEDTVENAVGDGVSNSVNVAVVEETVCDGFSDSVDAKENSMGDSVSDSVDAAVVEKTVGGSASDIVDADVVGKTLGDGVSNSVDTAVVEKTMGGNVSDSVDATSRPEQAVGDMVADCVNAKGEEKAVADRFNDTVNVAGAEKAVDDGFTSKPCFPWREELECLVRGGVPKDLRGEVWQAFVGVKARRVERYYHDLLAHTGESKDDDSSGVPRKWKRQIEKDIPRTFPGHPALDENGRNSLRRLLLAYARHNPSVGYCQAMNFFAGILLLLMPEENAFWALVGLIDDYFDGYYTEEMIESQVDQLVFEELMRERFPKLVNHLDYLGVQVAWLSGPWFLSIFVNMLPWESVLRVWDVLLYEGNRVMLFRTALALMELYGPVLVTTKDAGDAITLLQSLAGSTFDSSQLVLTACMGFIGVTEARLQELRDKHRSAILMVVEERSKRGRVWKDSKGLASKLYSFKHDRGSLAEEKKTTEGSDVLAKGDESHSEPHSSNLDDLLDSLTIDPEVDSLPDLQEQVVWMKVELCRLLEEKRSAVMRAEELETALMEMVKEDNRRELSARIEQLELEVSELQQTLADKKEQEAAMLKVLMRVEHEQKVTEDARISAEQIAAAQKYEVHVLQEKYEKAMASVAEMEKRVVMAESMLEATLQYQSGQVKAQSSPRLCAF; encoded by the exons ATGGCGGACAAGGCGTTTCATCTCCTGCAAGCTCTCGAGCCAAGGAG GGATGCCTATGGATTTGCTTTGAGACCTCAGCACATACAAACATACAGACAGTACGCTGATATCTTCAAG gaggaggaagaagaaagatcAGACCGATGGAAGAACTTCCTTGAACAACTAAGCACGTCTGCTCGACCTTGCTCCCCTGGAGAGGAAGATAAAGAGGTATTGCATGCTGACGCTACTCAGGAGGGGGTAGAGACAATTCCAGAGAGGCTTGGAGAAGGGAATGATTCAAGTGACAAGCAATCTATTTCTGATGGTTCATCAGCAAGTGATCACAAAAGGGAGGTACAGCAAACATGGGCTCACATTAGGTTATCCCTTGGTGCCATAGAAGATATGATGAGTTCTCGTGTTAAGAAAAAGACACAAAATATGGAACATGAGCAGATACCCATGGGTGAAGTCCATCTTCCATCAATAGAAGAGGAAGGATCTTCAAACGCTTCTGAGAAGGACTTTGAGGTAGAGGTTTGTTTAAATGCTTTGAATGACCGTGTGAATGAAGACACTGTAGAAAATGCTGTTGGTGATGGGGTCTCTAACAGTGTTAATGTTGCTGTGGTAGAGGAAACTGTATGTGATGGTTTCTCTGATAGTGTTGATGCTAAAGAGAATTCCATGGGTGATAGTGTATCTGATAGTGTGGATGCTGCTGTGGTAGAGAAGACAGTGGGTGGTAGTGCCTCTGATATTGTGGATGCTGATGTGGTAGGGAAGACCCTAGGTGATGGTGTCTCCAATAGTGTGGATACTGCTGTGGTAGAGAAAACCATGGGTGGTAATGTCTCTGACAGTGTGGATGCTACTTCCAGGCCAGAACAGGCTGTGGGTGATATGGTTGCGGACTGTGTGAATGCTAAGGGGGAAGAAAAGGCTGTGGCAGACAGGTTCAATGATACTGTAAATGTTGCAGGGGCAGAAAAAGCTGTGGATGATGGGTTTACTTCTAAGCCTTGCTTTCCTTGGAGAGAAGAGCTGGAGTGCCTTGTTCGAGGAGGAGTGCCAAAGGATCTCAGAGGAGAG GTATGGCAAGCTTTTGTTGGTGTGAAGGCACGTAGGGTGGAGAGATATTACCATGATTTGCTGGCACACACTGGTGAAAGCAAGGATGACGACTCATCTGGTGTACCCAGAAAATGGAAAAGGCAGATTGAGAAG GATATACCACGTACATTTCCAGGTCATCCTGCTTTGGATGAAAATGGCAGAAATTCATTGAGGCGTTTGCTTTTAGCTTATGCTCGTCATAACCCCTCAGTTGGTTACTGTCAG GCGATGAATTTTTTTGCAGGTATATTGCTACTTCTGATGCCTGAAGAAAATGCCTTTTG GGCTTTGGTTGGTTTGATTGATGACTACTTTGATGGCTATTACACTGAGGAAATGATAGAATCTCAG GTGGACCAACTAGTTTTTGAGGAATTGATGCGAGAAAGATTTCCAAAATTgg TTAATCATCTGGATTACTTGGGAGTGCAGGTGGCGTGGCTATCTGGACCTTGgttcctttcaatttttgtgAATATGCTTCCATGGGAAAGTG TTCTCCGAGTTTGGGATGTGCTTCTGTATGAAGGAAATCGTGTTATGCTATTTCGAACTGCACTAGCATTAATGGAATTATATG GTCCTGTGTTAGTTACAACTAAAGATGCAGGGGATGCCATTACTTTGTTACAATCCCTTGCAGGGTCAACATTTGATAGCAGCCAGCTGGTTTTGACTGCATGTATGGGTTTTATTGGTGTAACTGAAGCTAGATTGCAAGAGCTGAGAGATAAGCATCGGTCAGCTATATTAATGGTAGTTGAAGAAAGATCAAAAAGGGGTCGAGTTTGGAAGGACTCCAAAGGGCTTGCATCTAAGCTTTATAGCTTCAAGCATGACCGTGGATCACTGGCAGAAGAGAAAAAGACTACTGAAGGAAGTGATGTGCTTGCAAAAGGAGATGAATCTCACTCAGAGCCTCACTCTTCAAATCTTGATGATTTACTTGACAGTTTAACTATTGATCCAGAAGTAGATTCATTACCAGATCTTCAAGAACAG GTGGTTTGGATGAAGGTTGAGTTGTGCAGGTTGCTTGAGGAGAAAAGATCTGCTGTAATGAG AGCTGAGGAGCTGGAGACAGCACTTATGGAGATGGTCAAGGAAGATAATCGACGAGAACTGAGTGCAAGG ATTGAGCAGTTGGAGCTAGAGGTATCTGAGCTACAACAAACCCTTGCTGATAAGAAAGAACAAGAAGCTGCAATGCTTAAG GTCTTGATGAGGGTAGAGCACGAGCAAAAGGTAACTGAAGATGCTCGAATAAGTGCTGAGCAAATTGCAGCCGCTCAGAAGTATGAAGTCCATGTTCTCCAG GAAAAATATGAGAAGGCTATGGCTTCGGTTGCTGAAATGGAAAAGAGGGTGGTTATGGCAGAATCAATGCTAGAGGCTACATTGCAATACCAATCCGGTCAAGTCAAAGCTCAATCTTCTCCTCG GTTGTGTGCTTTCTAG